A single window of Hyla sarda isolate aHylSar1 chromosome 2, aHylSar1.hap1, whole genome shotgun sequence DNA harbors:
- the GPR18 gene encoding N-arachidonyl glycine receptor: MENGNQSQTTTPYIWQFEEYGITALIYYSIVLPVGLFVNITALWVFSCTTKKRTTVTVYMMNVALLDLMFLLFVPFRIIYYAKQSWPFGDIFCRIMGAITVFYPSVTLWLLAFISADRYMAIVQPKHIKELKNISKAMTACFGIWIMTIVSTTPLLFVFEDPDKEFNFTTCFKLLDIVHLKQNSILNFARLIFFFLIPLLIMIGCYSIIIYSLISGRTSRLKPKAKKKSIRIIVTLIVQVLVCFVPFHVCFLLLMIQTQQEYYIAWVKVSTFLMNLSTCLDVILYYIVSKQFQARVISVIWYRNYLRSVRRKSMRAGSIRSLSNVNSEMV, from the coding sequence ATGGAGAATGGAAATCAAAGCCAAACCACTACTCCGTACATCTGGCAGTTTGAAGAATATGGAATTACCGCACTTATATATTACAGCATTGTGCTGCCTGTCGGACTATTTGTTAATATCACAGCATTGTGGGTCTTTAGTTGCACGACTAAGAAAAGGACAACTGTAACAGTGTACATGATGAATGTGGCGCTGCTAGATCTGATGTTTCTCTTGTTTGTCCCCTTCCGTATAATATACTATGCCAAACAATCCTGGCCCTTTGGAGATATATTCTGTCGGATTATGGGTGCAATCACTGTTTTTTACCCCAGTGTCACATTGTGGTTGCTTGCCTTTATAAGTGCTGATCGATACATGGCTATTGTGCAGCCTAAGCACATCAAAGAACTTAAGAACATTTCTAAAGCTATGACAGCATGCTTCGGGATTTGGATAATGACCATTGTTAGCACAACTCCTTTGCTTTTTGTATTCGAGGACCCTGATAAAGAATTTAATTTTACTACTTGTTTTAAGCTGTTAGACATTGTCCACCTCAAACAAAACAGCATATTGAACTTTGCTCGCCTAATTTTCTTTTTCCTGATACCTTTGCTGATTATGATAGGGTGTTATAGTATCATCATTTACAGTCTTATCAGTGGCAGGACGTCTCGGCTGAAGCCTAAAGCAAAGAAGAAGTCAATCCGGATCATAGTGActctaattgtgcaagttctggTGTGCTTTGTGCCTTTTCATGTCTGCTTTCTATTATTAATGATCCAGACACAACAAGAATACTATATTGCATGGGTAAAGGTGTCCACCTTCCTGATGAACCTCAGTACATGCCTGGATGTTATCTTATATTACATTGTCTCCAAGCAGTTCCAGGCTAGAGTCATTAGTGTTATTTGGTACAGAAACTATCTACGCAGTGTACGACGGAAGAGCATGAGAGCTGGTAGTATCCGCTCTTTGAGCAATGTCAACAGTGAGATGGTGTGA